The following is a genomic window from Deltaproteobacteria bacterium.
CAAATCCATGCGCCACCGGAAGGCATTCGCAGCCTCAGCTGCCGGCACCGGCCTTCCAGATCTCAAGAAAACTGTTGGTTGTTCCGGGAACCGCCCCCCTGACCAAGACCAGGTCCATCTCCGGTCGCACATCAATAACCTGTAGATTTTTGATGGTGACATTCTGGTTCCCCATCCTGCCCGGCATTTTCCTCCCTTTTTGAACTTTTCCGGGGGTTGCACAGGCGCCTATGGATCCCGGGATTCTGTGCGACCGGGACCCGTGAGTCGCCTTTCCTCCGGAAAATCCCCATCTCTTCATAACCCCGCTGAACCCCCTTCCCTTGCTGATCCCTCGCACATGGACGGATTCACCGATAGTGAAGATGTCGGATCTGATTTCGTCCCCC
Proteins encoded in this region:
- the rplC gene encoding 50S ribosomal protein L3, with the protein product MIKKLFGKKIGMTSYFLEEGKSVPATVLKIGPCVVVQKKTREKEGYNALQIGFGPKKESRVNKPLKGHFKAVGDRYFSQLREVKVDDPEAFQLGDEIRSDIFTIGESVHVRGISKGRGFSGVMKRWGFSGGKATHGSRSHRIPGSIGACATPGKVQKGRKMPGRMGNQNVTIKNLQVIDVRPEMDLVLVRGAVPGTTNSFLEIWKAGAGS